The Longimicrobium sp. genomic sequence ATGCGGCGCATGGCCGAGGTCACCAACGTGACGGCCATCACCCGCGAGCTGGCGGACGGCGGCGAGGACGCGCAGCTGCGCGGCGGGACGGTGCCGAAGGGCGTGGAGGTGTACGAGATCGACGGCCCGTTCTTCTTCGGCGCCGCCGAGAAGTTCCGCGAGACCATGGGCGCGGTGGAGACGCGGCCGCGCGTGCTGGTGATCGGGATGGAGAAGGTGCCGGCGATCGACTCCACCGGCCTCCGCGCGCTGCGGGCGGTGGTGCGCGGGGCCAGGAAGGACGGGACGGCGGTGATCCTGGCCGGCGTGCACGCGCAGCCGATGGTGGCGCTGGGGAAGAGCGACCTGCTCGACGAGATCGGCGACGAGAACCTCTGCGGCACCCTCTCCGACGCCCTCACCCGCGCGCGGGAGATCCTGGGGATTGCGCCGGTGAACGCGTTCGACGCGGCCGCTCCGCGACGGGCTGAGGGTGAGGTGGAGAAGGAGACGGCGCGGGTGGAGTGAGGCGCCGCATCGCGCCCTCTCCGGCTCGCCTGGCTCGCTACCTCTCCCGTACCGGGGCCCGTACCGGGAGAGGTAGCCGCCCCGGCATCCGTCCTTCCCGGCAAGTTGCGGCGCTTGTCCTGGATTCTCGCGCGGATGCCGCGTTCGCAGTCCCGAAGGGACTTTGTGCTGTTGTTGCCGCGTATTCGGCACGCTCGTAGCTAAGTGCCAGTCCTGCAAGGGTTTTGCCGCTGTCCGTCCGGCCCTGCTGTCGGTTGGTGCTGTCCGTTTCCCGAATCACGCCACGGACCGCAGGCGCCGACCGTCGCGGGCGGCTGCGACAGGGGCGCCGGAGCCGCTTCCAACGCCGCTACGGCGTCCTGTATCGCGGTGAGCGGGCCGATGGGTGACGGAAAGGCGGAGGCGTATCTCATCTCCATCAACAGAAACAGAAAGGTTCGCACGGTCCCGAGAGAGAACCGAAAAGCTCAGCGAATCCTGGACCTGATACAAGTTGGTCCACGCGCGAGCCGCGACGGGCAAGGGGCCCGCCGCGGCTCGTTTTTCACCTTCATGATCTTAGGTCAACCGGCCGTAACGAGCGGAGCCACCCTTGCGGTTCACGGCATGATTGTGTAGCAGCGGAAGGTGTAGCGGGCCTGCGCCGTGGCCCCGGAACTGTCGGTGACCGTGAAGGTGACCGTCAGGTAGGTGCCGGGGCTGCACACGCCTTCGATGTACGAGGACTCCGGGCCGTCCTCGCGATACGTCTGGATCACGTTCCAGTTGAAGGTGTTCCCGCCCGTTCCGCCACTCACCTCGCCCGAGCAGGCGGTGGTGTGGTAAGAGCCCCCGCTGGGGCCCGTGTCTTCGCAAAACAGGTTGGTGACGTGCAGCGTGCCGCCGAGGGTGGCGCGGGGTGTCGTGGTGCCCGGCTCGCGTGCCCCGGGGAGCGTTGGAGCATCTGTGCAACCTGCCAACGCGAAGGCGATTACGGCCACGGCTGATGTGACGAGACGGCGCATGCATCCTCCTTGGTACGTGGGCCACGGGGGTGGGGCGACAGCGGAAGTACTGCCCGCCACCCCGTCGTGAACGTCACTCTCCTCTGGTGCCAGACGACGCGAATATCATCCTTATACGACATAAAATCAAGTGTTTCCCCGAAGGCTCGCCCTACGCGGGCCACCGCTTTCCCTCTCGATCCCCATCTCACGCAATGGCATTTTTCAATCTTCTGTCGAACGCACCGTCCGCCTTGCCAAGCCCGCAGACGTGGCGGCGATGGGCTCGGCAGGTCCAGCGGCTTACTGCCGCAGAGCGAAGGGAGGAACGGAGGAGCAACTCCGTTCCCCCCGTTCCTCTGCGTTTCCTCTGCGTGAGATCAGTTGGTCATCCTCCGCCACGACGGAGGCCGCGGCCGGCGCGGGCGCCGGTGACCTGCGCGTTGCGGATCTCGGGGACGCCGTTCACGATCACGTGCACGATCCGGAGGCATGTGGATGATGCGGAGGCAGTCTTGAGCGGCGTGCTCTGGCGACGTGTCGAGTGCGAGCGGAAGTTGCGGGAGCGCGGGGAGTAGCGACCTAAGTGCCGCCAAACCGGATCGGGAGATACGAGGTCTGCTGTCTGTTTTACTGTTCGTTGGCGTTGCAAGATGCGCTGTTCGGCAACGGTGGATGTGCAGGTTGCGCGCGCACATCTAGTGATTTCGCCGTTTTCCGAGCATCTTGCTCAACCATGAGTCTCAAGGCCGTTTCTGCCGTGAATTCATTCGCCCGGCCCAAGCTTGACCGCCGCTGAGTCTGTCTCTCCCTACAGCTCCATCTCCCATGTCTCCGCCATCAGCGGCAGGCCGAAGTGGTCGTGCACCTCCTCGTTCACCACGCGGAAGCCCGCGCGCTCGTAGATGCGGCGCGCGGCCAGGAGCACGCTGTTCGTCCACAGCACCATCTTCCGGTACCCCGCCGACCGCGCGAACGCGATGCACTCGTCCACGAGCCGGCCGCCGATCCCCAGCCCGCGCGCGGAGGGCTCCACGTAGAGCAGGCGCAGCTTGGCCGTCTCGTCGTCCATCTGCGTGCAGAACACCGAGCCCACGATCTCGCCCTCGCGCTCGGCGATCCAGCTGCGCTCGCGGGCGGGATCGAAGTGGTCGATGAAGTCCGCCACCACGCGCGCCACCAGCGCCTCGAACCGCTCGTTCCACCCGTACTCCTGCCAGTACAGCACGCCGTGGCGGTGGGTGATCCACCCCATGTCGCCCGGGCGGTGCGGGCGCAGCGTGTAGGGCGCCTCCGCCGGGCGGCCGCCCAGCATCCGCTCGATCCGCTGCATCGTGCCGATGAGCGCGCGCCGCTCGTCGTCCGCCAGCGGTGCCAGCATCCCCGCGATCTCGGCGTGCGCGGCGGCGTTGAGGCCGCCGAATTCGTCGCGTCCGGCGCCGGTGAGCGACAGGTGCGACTGCCGCGCGTCCTTCTCCGACGGCGTGCGGGCGACGAGGCCGCGCTCCTGGAAGCGCGCCAGGATGCGGCTCAGGTACCCCGCGTCCAGCGCCAGCCGCTCCGCCAGCTCCGTTGCGGTGATGCCGTCCTGGTGCGCGATCTCGTACAGCACGCGCACCTCGGTAAGCGTATACGGGGAATGGAGATGGCCTTCGCCCAGCGCGCCTACCTCGCGCGTGTAGAAGCGGTTGAAGCGCCGTACCGCGGCCACCTGCGTGTCGATCTCGTCGGTTGCCATCGCGATGCTCTGCAGTCTCGGGATGCGGTGAGCCCCTCATCCCAAGGGTAAGCAGATTGATTGACCGAGTCAACTATTTGAGTGCGATGAGATGATCACCCTCTCCCGTCCTATCGTCTCCACACCTCGCGGTCCGTGACGACGGCGTCGAGCGGCAGGTCCCACGTCTCGGTGGGGATGTGATCCATCTCCTGGAAGGAGAAGAAGATGCCGCAGCGGAAGCCCCGCCACTCGGGTGCGCCGAAGAGCCGGTCGTAGTATCCCGCGCCGCGGCCGAGGCGATTGCCCGCGCGGTCCCACGCCAGCCCCGGCACTAGCGCCGCGTCGATCTCCGTCTCGGGGATGGTGGGGCAGCGCGCGGGGTCCGGCTCGCGGATGCCGTAGTTGCCCGTGAGCAGGTGGTCGAGCGAGGAGACGCGGTGCAGCGTCATCGCGTGCGATTCCGGCACCGTGCGCGGGTAGACGACGGTGATGCCGCGCCGCAGCGCCTCGGCCGCGATGGCATCCGTCGTCACCTCCTCCGGCAGGTCCGCGAAGAGCAGCAGCGTGCGCGCACCGGCGATCTCCGGCACCGTCCACAAGCGCGCGTCGAGCGCCGCCTCGGCCGCCTCGCGCTCCGGCTCGGTCAGCGCCCGCAGCCTCCGCCGCGCCTCCGCCCGCAGCTCCGCCTTCGTCATGTCGCCGAACGAAGTCCGCGGAGGCGGACTGTGTGTCGTTGTAGCCGCGACTTCAGTCGCATCGTCCCCAATCTCCCCCGCATCGTCCCCAATCTCCCCCGTATCGTCCGTCAATCCGCCGCCAGCGCGGCCGCCACCTGCGCCGCGACGCGGGCATTGTTGCGCAGCAGCGCCACGTTCGCCTCCAGCGACCGCCCGCCGGTGCGCTCGGCCACGGCGCCGAGGAGGAACGGCGTCACCTCCTTGCCGCGGATCCCGCGCGCGTCCGCCTGCCGCAGCGCGTCGGCGATCGCCGTCTCCACCTCCGCGGCGGGGAGCGCGTGCTCGGCGGGCGGGGGAACGCAGAGGAGGAGCGCGCCGGGAAGGTTCATCTCCTCGTGCGCCGTCCACAGCTCCGCCACCTCCCGCGGCGAATCGACCCGCACGTCCACGGAGAGCCCGCTCTCGCGCGAATAGAAGGCGGGGAGCTCGTCCGTCCCGTAGCCGGCGACCAGCACGCCCGCCGTCTCCAGCGCCTCGCGCGTGGCGGGGAGGTCGAGGATCGCTTTCGCGCCGGCGCAGACGACCAGCATCCGCGTGCGGCCGAGCTCCGTCAGGTCAGCGGAGACGTCGTGCGCGCCGCCGCGGTGCACCCCGCCGATCCCGCCCGTGGCGAACACCGACGCACCGGCCAGGTCCGCCAGCCACATCGTCGCCGCCACCGTCGTCGCGCCGTCCAGCCCGCGCGCGGCGGCGATGGGCAGGTCGCGCGTGGAGAGCTTCAGCACGCCGGACGCCGTCCCCAGCCGCTCGATCTCGTCTCCGCTCAACCCGACGACCGGCCGGCCGGCGACGACGCCGACGGTGGCGGGAAGGGCGCCGTTCGCCGTGACCTCGGCCTCGAGCTCGCGTGCCACCTGCAGGTTGCGGGGATGCGGCAGCCCGTGCGCGATCACCGTCGATTCCAGCGCGACCACCGCGCCGCCGTCCTCCAGCGCGCGCTGCAGGTGGAGGGGAATATGGATCTGCATTCGCCTCGATGTTCGGTCCAGTGGCCGCCGTGCATCCGCGCGGCGGGGCGGATAAGTTACGGCGGACCCTTCTGCCGCGAAAACCGATGACCGTTCACGACGCGCCCGCGCCCCCCGCCGGGCCGCAGACCGCCGCGCCGCCGCTGGGCGACATGCCGCCCGAGGAGTTCCGCCGCCACGCGCACGCCGCGGTGGACTGGATGGCCGACTACCTGGCCGGCGTGGAGCGCTTCCCCGTCCTCTCGCGGGTCGATCCGGGGGACGTGGCCGCGATGGTCCCGCCGCATCCGCCCGCGCGCGGCGAGGACTTCGCCGGCGTGCTGGCCGACGTGGACCGCGTGGTGATGCCGGGGATCACGCACTGGAATCACCCCGGCTTCCACGCGTACTTCGCCATCACCGGCTCGGCGCCCGGCATCATCGGCGAGATGGTGGCGGCGGCGCTGAACGTCAACGGCATGCTCTGGCGCAGCTCTCCTTCCGTCACGGAGATCGAGGAGCGCGCGCTCGACTGGCTGCGGCAGCTGCTCGGCCTCCCCGAAGTCTTCCGGGGGACGATCCAGGACACCGCCTCCATCTCCACCCTGGTCGCCATCGCCACGGCGCGCGAGGCGGCGGGGGTGAAGGTGCGGGAGATGGGGATGAGCGGGCGCGATCTGCCGCGGATGCGCGTCTACGCCAGCGAGCAGGTGCACTCGTCCATCGACAAGGCGTGCATCACGCTGGGGCTGGGGATGGAGGGGCTGCGGAAGATCCCCACCGACGCCGAGTTCCGCATGGACGCCGCCGCGCTCGAGGCGGCGATCGAGGAAGACCGCGCCGCGGGGATGCTCCCCTTCTGCGTCGTCGCCACCTCGGGGACGACGTCGACCACCAGCATCGATCCCATCCCCGCCATCGCCGACGTGTGCGCGCGGCGGAAGGTGTGGCTGCACGTCGACGCGGCGTACGGCGGGTCGGCGGCGGCGGTGCCGGAGCTGCGCTGGGTGCTGGCGGGGGCGGAGCGGGCGGACTCGCTGGTCGTCAACCCGCACAAGTGGATGTTCACGCCCATCGACATCTCCGTGCTCTACCTGCGCGACCCGGAGGTCTGCCGCCGCGCCTTCTCGCTCGTCCCCGACTACTTGGCGACGCCGGAAGGGGAATCCGTCACCAACCTGATGGACTACGGCCCGGCGCTGGGGAAGCGCTTCCGCGCGCTGAAGCTGTGGTTCGTGCTGCGCTACTTCGGCGCGGAGGGGGTGGCCGCGCGCATCCGCGAGCACGTGCGGCTGGCGCAGGAGCTGGCGGGGTGGATCGATGCCGAGCCGTTCTGGGAGCGGATGGCGCCCACGCCGCTGAGCCTCGTCGTCTTCCGCCACCGCCCGGCCGGATTGTCGGATGAAGAGGTCGACGCGCACAACGAGCGCATCATGGCCGAGGTGAACGCGGGCGGGCGCATCTTCATCTCCCACACGCGCCTGCACGGGCGGATCGCGCTGCGCCTGGCCGTCGGCAACATCCGCACGCAGGAGCCCCACGTCCGCGCCGCCTGGGACCTGCTCCGCGAGACGGGCGATCGCCTGCTGCGCGAGTCGTAGGCTCTCATTCCGAGGGCGGCCAGACCGTCGCCGCGTGGTGAAGAAATGCCTGCAGCCCGAGGAATCGGTAGCCGGCGTCCGAGCATCAGGCCGCCTGTCGCCCGGAAGCCGGGCCAAAGATTCCTCAGGCGCCCGGGACTTGGAGCGGTGGACGTTTCGGAGAAGCGCCTTCGGAATGACAGAATTGGCGTCGCTGCGCTGAGTAGCCGCGCGAAGCGCCCAGGTCCCTCCCCCAGTCGGTTTTGGGGGAGGGACAGGCGCGTAGCGCCAGGGAGAGGGCCCCTGCGGCGCCGGCGAGCACGTTCCCTGCGGGGCGTTAATGTGGACTTCTTCGACGGACGGGAAGCATGAGCGAGAACGGGCGGAAGGTCGTAGTCGTCACCGGGGCCAGCGGCGGGATCGGGGCGGCGGTGGCGCGTGAGCTGGGGCGGCGCGGATGCGCGCTGGTGCTGTCCGCGCGCAACGAGGACGCGTTGCGCGAGGTGGCGGCGCAGTCGGGAGACGCGGTGCACGTGGTCCGCGCGGACGTCACCAGCCGCGCCGACGTCGAGCGCCTGCGCGACGAGGCGCTCTCCGCGTTCGGCCACGTGGACGTGTGGATCAACAACGCCGGCCGCGGCATCAACCGCACCGTGCTGGAGCTGACCGGCGCCGACATCGACGCCATGATCGCCGTCAACGTGAAGGGGCCGCTCTACGGGATGCAGGCCATCATCCCCCACTTCCAGGAGCGCGGCGAGGGGCACCTGATCAACATCTCCTCCTTCCTCGGCCGCGTTCCCATCGTCCCCATCCGCTCGGCGTACAGCGCGGCCAAGGCGGCGCTCAACTCGCTCACCGCCAACCTGCGCATGGACCTGCGCATGCGCGGGTCCGACATCCACGTCACCACGGTGATGCCGGGGATGGTCGCCACCGCGTTCGCCGACAACGCGCTGGGCTCCACCGACGGCGTGTCCGGCGTGCGCCCGACCGGCCCGATGGCGCCGCAGACGCCCGAGGAGGTGGCGGCCATCGTCGCCGACGCGATCGACCATCCGCGCCCGGAGGTGTACACGAACCCCGCGAACCCGGGGATGGCCCGCGCGTACTTCGAAGATGTCGCCGCGTTCGAGGAGCAGGCCGCGCGCGCGATCACGCAGATGCTCTCGCAGTCCGCCGCCGGGGCCTGATTCCTCGAAAAGCGGAAATCCTTCCGATCGTCGCTTCGCGGCACGGAATCGGCAATCCGCTCCCGCACGGAACGGACGGGATCTCGAGCGCGGAGGACGGGGTGCCGGGCGTCGACCCGATGCTGCTGGAGACGGACGAGGGGAAACGGCTGGAGGCGGAGTGGTTCCGCGCCGTCCGCCGCGGCGACTTCGCGGCGGCGTGGCGCGCGAGCGACGCCGTGCTCCGCGCGCGCGTCGGCGTCCCCTGCTGGCACCTTCCCCGGCACGAGCAGTGGGTGTGGGACGGCACGCCGCTCGACGGCCGGCGCGTGCTGATCCGCTGCTACCACGGCCTGGGCGACACCCTCCAGTTCATCCGCTACGCGCCGAGGGTGAAGGCCGTCGCCGCCGAGGTGACCGTTTGGGCCCAGCCCGCGCTTCTCCCGCTGCTGCGGACCGTCTCCGGCATCGACCGCCTGCTCCCGCTCCACGACGGCGTCTGCGAGGCGGAGCACGACGTGGACGTGGAGGTGATGGAGCTCCCGCACGTCTTCCGCAGCACGCTCGCCGATCTCCCCGCGGACGTCCCCTATCTCCACGCCGATCCGGCCCCGCTCGCGAAGGATGGCCGGCTCGCGGTCGGGCTGGTCTGGCGGGCGGGGGATTGGGACGACCGGCGCTCCATCCCCCTGCCGCTCCTGGCGCCGTTGGCGGACGTCCCCGGCGTCGCGCTCCATCTTCTCCAGCGCGGCGATGCGCTCGCGGAGGCGCCGGACGGCTTCGGCGTCGTCTCCGGCTCCGACGACGTCACGGAGTGCGCGCGGGTGATGCGTGCGCTCGACCTCGTCGTCACCGTGGACAGCATGCCCGCGCACCTGGCCGGCGCGCTGGGGGTGCCCGTGTGGACGCTGCTGCACGCCGACTGCGACTGGCGCTGGATGGACGCGCGCGACGATTCGCCGTGGTACCCGACGATGCGCCTCTTCCGGCAGGAGCGGCAGGGCGATTGGGAGCCCGTCGTGCGTCAGGTCGCCGCGCATCTCCGCCGCCTAGCCGCGAGCCGGGCTCGGATCACCGTGCCGCGGCGGTCCGCCCACATGCCGCATCCCACGCTGACGTCATCCTGAGGCCGGCCTCACTGTAATCAGCGTCAGAGCAAGCGCTTGCAGGCCGAAGGATCTATAGCCGCGGCAGCACGAGATCCGGTCAGACGCACCGATCCTTCACCCGGACCTGGTACGAGAGAGGGATGGGAAGGAGAAGGCGGACCTAACGCAGCTCCGGCACGCGGATCCAGCGGCGCGACCCGGCGACGCTGTCGATGCGGACTTCGAGCGCGCGCAGCTCGGGGGTGCCCATGCAGCCGAGGTAGTCGTCCACGCGCTTCGTGCGGGCGCCCGCGTGGATTGTGAGGTACACGGAGGGGAGGTCGGTGGCGTAGGTCGGGCACAGCCGCGAGCCCTCGATCCGCGCGGGCAGCTCCCAGAAGCCGATCCGCGCGGCCTCGTCGACCAGTGACGCGAAGTCGGCCGCGGCGATCGTCCCCGCGCCGGGAGGCGTGTCCGCGGGCCAGACCGACGCGAACCGCACCTGGCCCGCGCGCGTGAGGGTGAGGCGGTACGCGGGGCAGGTGCCGTAGCAGCGCGTCCGCTCCAGCACGATGCTGTCCGCCCGCACCTGCGCGGTGGATTCCGCCGGGCGTGCGGCGGGGCGCGGGCACGCGGTCAGTGTCAGCAGCGCGGCGGCGGCCGCGGCGGCGATGCGCTTCATCTCCATTCCCTTCCCGAGGCCAGGATCTCCCGGATTGCCGCGGCGTCCACCGGCTCGGAGACGAGGTAGCCCTGCGCGTAGTCGCAGCCGATGGCGCGCACTTCCGCCAGCTGCGCCTCCGTCTCCACCCCCTCCGCGATCACCGCCAGCTCCAGCCCGCGCGCCATCAGCGCGATGGTGCGCACCAGCTGCGACGGCGCGCTTCCCTCCTCCATCCGTCCCACGAACGTCCGGTCCACCTTCAGCGCCTTCATCGGCAGGCGGTGCAGCGCGGAGAGCGACGAGTAGCCCGTGCCGAAGTCGTCCAGCTGCATCTCGATCCCCAGCTCGCGCAGCTCGTCCAGCACCGACCCCGCCGCCTCGCTCTCCAGGATGGCGCTCTCGGTGATCTCCAGCTTCAGGTGGCGCGGCTTGAGCCCCGTCTCCGCCAAGGCCGCGCGGACTGCGTCCACCAGCCCGGGCTGCGCCAGCTGCCGCGCGGAAAGGTTCACGCTCACGGCGATGCGCGCGCCCAGCTCGCGCCGCCACTCGGCCAGCTGGCGGCAGGCCTCGCGCAGCACCCACTCGCCCAGCGGCACGATCACTCCCGTCTCCTCGGCGGTGGGGATGAACTCCGCCGGCTGGATCAGCCCCCGCTCGGGGTGCTCCCAGCGGCAGAGCGCCTCCACGCCCGCGACGCGCCCGGTCGACAGCGAGACGATCGGCTGGTAGTGCAGCCGGAACTCGCCGCGGGTGAGCGCGCGGCGCAGGTCCGTCTCCATCTGCAGCCGCGAGAGCGCCTGCGCGTGCATGGTCCGGTCGAACACCTCCCACGCCAGGCCGCCGCCGCCCTTGGCGCGGTACATGGCCATGTCGGCGTTGCGCAGCAGGTACTCCGGCCGGTCGTACCCCAGCGTCGACAGGGCGATGCCGATGCTGGCGGAGGTGAACACCTCGTAGCCGCTCAGGTTCACCGGCGCGGACACGGCCTGCACCACGCGCTCGGCGATCATGGTGGCGTCGTTCGCCTCCTCCAGGTTCGTCAGCAGGATGGCGAACTCGTCGCCGCCGAAGCGCGCCACCGTGTCCGTCGCACGCACGTTCTCCAGCAGCCGCCGGGCCACGGCCACCAGCAGCTCGTCGCCCACGTGGTGGCCGAGCGAGTCGTTCACCACCTTGAAGCGGTCCAGGTCCAGGAAGAGCACCGCGAACCGGTGGCCGCCCGCGTTGAAGCGCAGCAGCGCCTCGCCCAGCCGCTCCATGAACAGGTGCCGGTTGGGAAGCCCGGTGAGCGAGTCGTGCAGCGCGTCGTGGATCAGCCGCTCCTCCACGCGCTTGCGCTCGGTGATCTCGCCGCCGAACAGGTGCACCGTGCCCAGCGCCGGCTGCGGATGGTACGTCCACGCGAACACGCGCCCGCCGAAGCGCGCCTCCTGGTTCGGCAGCACCTTCCCCGACCGCCCCGCCTGCCGCACCAGGCGGGGATGCTCGCCGGGAAGGATCCACGCGGGCTCGCTGACGCCGAGCTCGGCGACCAGGCGCTCGCCCGCGGCGTTCAGCCACAGCACGCGGCCGTCGCCGGCGCATTCCAGGATGGGATACGGGTTCTCGCGCGCGAAGGCGGCCAGCCGCTGCGTCTCTTCCTCGGCGCGCATCCGCTCCGTCACCTCGCGCGAGTTGACGATGATGCCGCGGATGCGCGGGTCGTCGAGCAGGTTGCGGCCGATGGCCTCGAACACGCGCCACGAGCCGTCGCGGTGGCGGACGCGCACGGTGAGGGGGCGCCCCGCGCCCGGCGTCTGCCGCGAGGCGCGGATCTGCGCCAGCGCGGCCTCGCCGTCCTCGGGGTGGATCAGCTCCAGCGCGCTGCGGCCGATCACCTCGTCGGGGTGCCAGCCGAGCAGGTGGATGACGGACGGGGTGACGTAGCGGGTGGTGCCGTCCTCGTTGATCACGTGGATGACGTCGCGCGCGTTCTCCACCAGCGCGCGGAAGTACGCATCGCTGTGGCGGAGCGCCTGCACGGCCGCCTCGCCGTCGACCACGCGAGGGATCGGCAGCAGGCCTTCCTGCGGCGGGAGGAGCGTGTCGGTCATCGCGGAGTGGAGCGGGTCCGCCGGAGCGGGGTCGCGGGGCGCGCGATCCGGTGGGCGGGCGCGCGGTGGAGCGGCACGGACGGGGGGGAGATGTGTCGCGTTGCTGGCGATTGCGCGGCAAAATAGCACACAGTCGGCGATCGCGGAACACCCGCGTTGAACCGGACGGCCTGCGGGTACGGCGCGCAGCACGCCAGCCGACAATATTGCGCCGCGTGCGGCGGTTCCCTCGGCCGGCCGCGGAGCGCCGGTGAATCTGGCGCCGCCGCGCAATACCGCGTTACACTGCCGCCTGCACGTCCGGCTGCGCCGGGGCGGGAGATCCGGTGCTGGGAGGGGCGAATGAATTCGCTGCAACAACCACACGAAGTCCCCCTGCGGGGACTACGGAGGTTCGAGGCCGACGCGGGTGTGGCGCTCGGAGCGGACTTCCTGAGAAGCCGCTGCGAGCACCAGAGCATCGGCCTCACGAGAGCCAGTAGTCCGCGAAGGCGGACTTCGTGTGGTTGTTGCCGCGGATTTATCCGCCCTTCACAGCCTTGGCTCGGGCCCGAACCCCGCGGTTCATCCGGATCGAATCACAACGACGCTGCTCGAATGCGATGAGCCTTCCCACCGTGACCGTCACCCTCCCCGACTGGGTGGACTCCGCTGTGGAGATCGGCCGCGCCTACGCCTCGGACGAGGAGAAGATGCGGCTGGCGATCGAGCTGTCGCGGCAGAACGTGCTGCACGCCACGGGCGGCCCCTTCGGCTCGGGGATCTTCGAACGGGAAACGGGAACGCTCGTCACCGTGGGCGTGAACAGCGTGGTGCGGCTGAACAACTGCACGCTTCATGGCGAGATGGTGGCGTTCATGATGGCGCAGGCGCGCCTCGGCCGCTTCACGCTGAAGTCGCCCGGCGGCCCCGAGTACGAGCTGGTGACGAGCTGCGAGCCGTGCGCCATGTGCCTGGGCGCCACGCTCTGGAGCGGCGTCACCCGCGTGGTCTGCGGCGCCCACCGCGACGACGCGCGCCGCCTGAGCTTCGAGGAGGGCCCCGTCTTCCCCGAGAGCCACGAGTACCTCGAGGCGCGGGGGATCGAGATCGTGCACGGCGTGCTGCGCGCCGAGGCCAACGAGGTGCTGGAGCTGTACCGCGCCCGCAAGGGCACCATCTACAACGCCTGAAACGTCCGCCGGATGCCCGCTTCGCTTTCCGAGCACGAGCTGATCGACCAGGAGGCGCGCCTGCGCCGCGCCAACGAGGGCTTCGCCCGCCGCTATCCCGGCGAGGGCGGCGCGCGCCAGCCCGTGCACACCGTGTACGGCGGCGCGCAGCTCTTCCGCTCCGATTCCACGGTGAAACTGGGCCAGGTAGCCCGTCGCGCGCTGGCCGAATACGCGCCCGATCCGGAGACGCTCGCCGCCGCGGTGGGGATGGCCGGCGGGGCTTTCGCCGAGCGCGTCTACGCCCGCGTGGTGGAGAAGCTGGAGCGCGAGCCGGTGGAGGACTTCCGCATCGACTTCGAGGACGGCTACGGC encodes the following:
- a CDS encoding EAL domain-containing protein; its protein translation is MTDTLLPPQEGLLPIPRVVDGEAAVQALRHSDAYFRALVENARDVIHVINEDGTTRYVTPSVIHLLGWHPDEVIGRSALELIHPEDGEAALAQIRASRQTPGAGRPLTVRVRHRDGSWRVFEAIGRNLLDDPRIRGIIVNSREVTERMRAEEETQRLAAFARENPYPILECAGDGRVLWLNAAGERLVAELGVSEPAWILPGEHPRLVRQAGRSGKVLPNQEARFGGRVFAWTYHPQPALGTVHLFGGEITERKRVEERLIHDALHDSLTGLPNRHLFMERLGEALLRFNAGGHRFAVLFLDLDRFKVVNDSLGHHVGDELLVAVARRLLENVRATDTVARFGGDEFAILLTNLEEANDATMIAERVVQAVSAPVNLSGYEVFTSASIGIALSTLGYDRPEYLLRNADMAMYRAKGGGGLAWEVFDRTMHAQALSRLQMETDLRRALTRGEFRLHYQPIVSLSTGRVAGVEALCRWEHPERGLIQPAEFIPTAEETGVIVPLGEWVLREACRQLAEWRRELGARIAVSVNLSARQLAQPGLVDAVRAALAETGLKPRHLKLEITESAILESEAAGSVLDELRELGIEMQLDDFGTGYSSLSALHRLPMKALKVDRTFVGRMEEGSAPSQLVRTIALMARGLELAVIAEGVETEAQLAEVRAIGCDYAQGYLVSEPVDAAAIREILASGREWR
- a CDS encoding nucleoside deaminase, which translates into the protein MSLPTVTVTLPDWVDSAVEIGRAYASDEEKMRLAIELSRQNVLHATGGPFGSGIFERETGTLVTVGVNSVVRLNNCTLHGEMVAFMMAQARLGRFTLKSPGGPEYELVTSCEPCAMCLGATLWSGVTRVVCGAHRDDARRLSFEEGPVFPESHEYLEARGIEIVHGVLRAEANEVLELYRARKGTIYNA